A genomic window from Paucibacter sp. KCTC 42545 includes:
- the adhP gene encoding alcohol dehydrogenase AdhP yields the protein MAQKMKAAVVHEFGAPLQIEEVDVPEVADGQVLVKVVASGVCHTDLHAANGDWPVKPSLPFIPGHEGVGFVAALGRGVKHVKEGDRVGVPWLHTACGHCEHCITGWETLCGEQQMTGYTVNGGYAEYVLADPSYVGRLPDKLDFDPAAPLLCAGVTVYKGLKVLDCKPGDWVAISGIGGLGHMAVQYAQAMGYHVIAVDIAEDKLALARELGAEVCINALTQDPVAEVQKHVRGAHGVLVTAVSNSAFKQGVGMLHKRGTMSLVGLPPGDFALPIFDVVLNAKTIRGSIVGTRKDLEEALAFAADGKIQTHYSSDKLESINNIFDQMKQGHIDGRVVMKI from the coding sequence ATGGCTCAAAAGATGAAGGCCGCGGTCGTCCACGAATTTGGCGCGCCGCTACAAATTGAAGAAGTGGACGTGCCCGAAGTGGCGGACGGCCAAGTCTTGGTCAAGGTGGTGGCCTCAGGCGTGTGCCACACCGACCTGCATGCGGCCAATGGCGACTGGCCTGTCAAGCCCAGCCTGCCCTTCATCCCCGGCCACGAGGGCGTGGGCTTTGTGGCCGCGCTGGGCCGCGGCGTCAAGCATGTGAAGGAAGGTGACCGGGTCGGCGTGCCTTGGTTGCACACCGCCTGCGGCCACTGCGAGCACTGCATCACCGGCTGGGAAACCTTGTGCGGCGAACAGCAAATGACCGGCTACACCGTCAACGGTGGCTATGCCGAGTATGTATTGGCCGACCCCAGCTATGTGGGCCGCCTGCCTGACAAGCTGGACTTCGACCCCGCTGCGCCCCTGCTCTGCGCCGGCGTCACCGTCTACAAGGGGCTCAAGGTGCTGGACTGCAAGCCCGGCGACTGGGTGGCCATCTCCGGCATCGGAGGTCTGGGCCATATGGCGGTGCAGTACGCGCAGGCCATGGGTTATCACGTCATCGCGGTGGACATTGCCGAGGACAAGCTGGCGCTGGCTCGCGAGCTGGGCGCCGAAGTCTGCATCAATGCGTTGACGCAAGACCCGGTGGCTGAAGTGCAAAAGCATGTGCGCGGCGCCCATGGCGTGCTGGTCACTGCCGTGTCCAACAGCGCTTTCAAGCAAGGCGTGGGCATGCTGCACAAGCGCGGCACCATGTCACTGGTGGGCCTGCCGCCGGGCGACTTTGCCTTGCCGATCTTTGATGTGGTGCTCAACGCCAAGACCATTCGCGGCTCCATCGTCGGCACCCGCAAGGACCTGGAAGAAGCCCTGGCCTTTGCCGCTGATGGCAAGATCCAAACCCACTACAGCAGCGACAAGCTGGAATCCATCAACAACATCTTCGACCAGATGAAGCAAGGCCATATCGATGGCCGGGTGGTGATGAAAATCTAA
- a CDS encoding TonB-dependent receptor plug domain-containing protein — protein sequence MRCFAASTNSKQFASFSSLPCPPMFRTPKLVRANDPRYPLTLSLALSCLASFPSQAQEAPAAPSTAASGPQQQPPTKKAAPKADVNKTQAPAQLDRVEVSGRASDEAQRRSATAAKIVIGREEIERFGDNSLGEVLKRLPGVSTGGRPGRGGEIRMRGMGGGYTQILVNGERMAPGFSLDQLPPDQVERIEILRAPSAEYGARAVAGTINVVLREALQKRLNDWRVGMSEENGLWTPSLGWTRNDKLDENGGAYNLSLNTQQVKRSDALDSRALTHNLDGSGDSLLSSHSQTEDERRSLNLSLRLQWKLAEGDSLSVQPFVVASRSNNSSLITQTHSSPTPGDFDQALSTGDSKFNMLRVNSQWQHRIDADTRLELRGGIGLARNDSHTLRQEYRQSALSRSQDDTVSSEDKSWSLNGKYSHTLENEHSLVGGLEGEGTQRQQNRVCLQNGQSCRNLLDFGDDLDAATQRIALYAQDEWSVGKQWAFYAGLRGETIATRSTAANYAVNNRATVWTPLLHGVWKMLDQDGKPSRDQIRASLTRSYRSPNLQDLIAQPTINSQYPCPDAQPCGPNAANYPDRSGNPNLKPELATGIDIAFESYLSKGGVLSANLFYRRISDLMRTVTSLETVSWASVPRWVARPQNIGNASTMGLELEAKFRLDEFLPEAWPVSVRSNLSLFRSSVDGIPGPNNRLDQQPKATANLGADYKLRSLPLSLGAGLNWTPSVTVQQSLLTEVHNSRKVVLDAFALWSVNLNTQLRLSASNLNPLSYSNGSVISTTDQIITTDTGGRSFTQWQLRLEMKV from the coding sequence ATGCGATGCTTCGCAGCCTCCACCAACAGCAAGCAATTCGCCAGCTTTTCTTCGCTGCCCTGCCCGCCCATGTTCCGCACGCCAAAACTCGTCCGCGCCAATGACCCGCGCTACCCACTCACCCTGAGCTTGGCCCTGAGCTGCCTGGCCAGCTTTCCCAGCCAAGCCCAGGAAGCGCCGGCCGCGCCCAGCACAGCCGCCAGCGGGCCACAGCAGCAGCCGCCTACCAAGAAGGCAGCACCTAAGGCCGATGTCAACAAAACCCAGGCGCCGGCCCAACTCGACCGGGTCGAGGTCAGCGGCCGCGCCTCCGACGAAGCACAGCGGCGCAGCGCCACTGCGGCCAAGATCGTTATTGGCCGCGAAGAAATCGAGCGCTTTGGCGACAACTCGCTGGGCGAGGTGCTCAAGCGCCTGCCCGGCGTCAGCACCGGCGGGCGGCCCGGGCGCGGCGGCGAGATCCGCATGCGCGGCATGGGCGGCGGCTACACGCAGATCCTGGTCAATGGCGAGCGCATGGCGCCGGGCTTTTCACTGGACCAATTGCCGCCCGATCAGGTCGAACGCATCGAGATCCTGCGCGCCCCCTCGGCCGAGTACGGTGCCCGCGCCGTCGCCGGCACCATCAATGTGGTCTTGCGTGAAGCCTTGCAAAAACGCCTGAACGACTGGCGCGTGGGCATGAGCGAAGAGAACGGCTTGTGGACACCCAGCCTGGGCTGGACCCGCAATGACAAGCTGGACGAGAACGGCGGCGCCTACAACCTGAGCCTCAACACCCAGCAAGTCAAGCGCAGCGACGCGCTGGACAGCCGCGCGCTAACCCACAACTTGGACGGCAGTGGCGACAGCCTGCTGAGCAGCCACAGCCAGACAGAGGACGAGCGCCGCAGCCTGAACCTGAGCCTGCGCCTGCAGTGGAAGCTGGCCGAGGGCGATTCGCTGAGCGTTCAGCCTTTTGTGGTGGCCTCGCGCAGCAATAACAGCAGCCTGATCACGCAGACCCACAGCAGCCCCACGCCCGGCGACTTTGATCAGGCCCTGAGCACCGGCGACAGCAAATTCAATATGCTGCGCGTCAACTCGCAGTGGCAGCACCGCATCGATGCCGACACCCGCTTGGAGCTGCGCGGCGGCATCGGCCTGGCCCGCAATGACAGCCATACGCTGAGGCAGGAATACCGCCAGTCCGCCTTGAGCCGCAGTCAGGACGACACCGTCAGCAGCGAAGACAAATCCTGGAGCCTGAACGGCAAGTACTCGCACACGCTGGAAAACGAACACAGCTTGGTGGGTGGCCTGGAAGGCGAAGGCACCCAGCGCCAGCAAAACCGCGTCTGCCTGCAAAACGGTCAGTCCTGCCGCAATCTGCTGGACTTCGGCGACGACCTTGACGCCGCCACCCAGCGCATTGCGCTCTACGCCCAAGACGAATGGAGCGTGGGCAAGCAATGGGCCTTCTACGCCGGCCTGCGCGGCGAAACCATCGCCACCCGCAGCACCGCTGCCAACTACGCGGTGAACAACCGCGCCACCGTCTGGACCCCGCTCTTGCATGGCGTTTGGAAAATGCTCGACCAAGACGGCAAACCCAGCCGCGATCAGATCCGCGCCAGCCTGACCCGCAGCTACCGCAGCCCCAATCTGCAAGACCTGATCGCCCAGCCGACCATCAACTCCCAATACCCCTGCCCCGACGCTCAGCCCTGCGGCCCCAACGCCGCCAACTACCCCGACCGCAGCGGCAACCCCAATCTCAAGCCCGAGCTGGCCACCGGCATTGACATCGCCTTTGAGAGCTATTTGAGTAAGGGCGGCGTGCTCAGCGCCAATCTGTTCTACCGCCGCATCAGCGATCTGATGCGCACCGTCACCAGCCTGGAAACCGTCAGCTGGGCCAGCGTGCCGCGCTGGGTAGCGCGGCCACAGAACATCGGCAATGCCAGCACCATGGGCCTGGAGCTGGAAGCCAAGTTCCGCCTGGACGAATTCCTGCCCGAGGCCTGGCCGGTGTCGGTGCGCAGCAATCTGAGCTTGTTCCGCTCCTCGGTGGACGGGATTCCCGGTCCCAACAATCGCCTGGACCAACAACCCAAGGCCACCGCCAATCTGGGCGCCGACTACAAGCTGCGCAGCTTGCCGCTCTCGCTTGGCGCAGGGCTGAACTGGACGCCTTCGGTCACGGTGCAGCAAAGCTTGCTGACCGAGGTGCACAACTCCCGCAAGGTGGTGCTGGATGCGTTCGCGCTGTGGTCCGTCAATCTGAACACCCAGCTGCGTTTGTCGGCCAGCAATCTGAATCCCTTGAGCTATAGCAACGGCAGCGTCATCAGCACCACCGATCAAATCATCACCACCGACACCGGCGGGCGCAGCTTCACCCAATGGCAATTGCGCCTGGAGATGAAGGTCTGA
- a CDS encoding S8 family peptidase — translation MSTLNTPRRRAIALAVLALLATDVLRAATPNDSLYTNKQWWLGSRDSSANAGLANFPKAWDLNQGSPVSGAAPVIAVLDTGVRDHPDLRANLILPGYNFISKAEYANNGGVGRNNDPTDTGDALTQAEKDANLALWDGCPVQSSPSWHGTLVAGQLGAVTNNGKGVAGINWNAQILPVRVSGKCGAAVQDMVDGMRWAAGLPVSGVPLNTHPAKILVIGFAGVASCDTADANPEVARAAKLYQDAIAELRARNVLIVAAAGNTRGAVGRPANCAGVLGVTAVNRQGFKATYANMGPQLALAATGGDANYKRTCDDLAGIPDEGIFSTSGPAATPSPTGEDYAAGTGTSFAAPQVAGVASLMWAANPALTLAQVEAGLKISARPHVAAAALGECSSASNAQRCSCTTSTCGSGLLDAEEALRFAAAPSTYAPPSRSPVSLSSAALDQCGIKQGTAPVDPTPAPTPTPNPTPTPTPAPTPAPTPTPAPEPAPSGGGGGAAAPFWVLGVAAAAALLRRREEEGQDENLTQRK, via the coding sequence ATGTCTACGCTCAACACACCACGCCGGCGCGCTATTGCTCTCGCCGTGCTCGCCCTGCTCGCCACCGATGTGCTGCGCGCCGCCACACCCAACGACAGCCTGTACACCAACAAGCAGTGGTGGTTGGGCAGCCGCGACAGCAGCGCCAATGCCGGCCTGGCCAACTTCCCCAAGGCCTGGGATCTGAACCAGGGCAGCCCCGTGTCGGGTGCCGCACCCGTCATCGCCGTGCTGGACACCGGTGTACGCGACCACCCCGATCTGCGCGCCAATCTGATCCTGCCGGGCTATAACTTCATCAGCAAGGCCGAGTACGCCAACAACGGCGGCGTCGGCCGCAACAACGATCCCACCGACACCGGCGACGCGCTGACGCAGGCCGAGAAGGATGCGAATCTGGCGCTGTGGGATGGCTGCCCCGTGCAGAGCAGCCCCAGCTGGCACGGCACGCTGGTGGCGGGCCAGCTCGGCGCCGTCACCAACAATGGCAAGGGCGTGGCGGGCATCAACTGGAATGCGCAAATCCTGCCGGTGCGGGTGTCGGGCAAATGCGGCGCTGCCGTGCAAGACATGGTGGACGGCATGCGTTGGGCAGCCGGCCTGCCCGTCAGCGGCGTGCCGCTCAATACCCATCCGGCCAAGATTCTGGTGATCGGCTTTGCCGGTGTGGCCAGTTGCGACACAGCGGATGCCAACCCCGAGGTGGCGCGCGCGGCCAAGCTTTATCAAGACGCGATTGCCGAGCTGCGCGCCAGGAATGTGCTGATCGTGGCAGCCGCCGGCAATACCCGCGGGGCCGTGGGCCGCCCGGCCAACTGCGCCGGTGTATTGGGTGTGACTGCCGTCAACCGCCAAGGCTTCAAAGCCACCTACGCCAATATGGGCCCGCAGCTGGCCTTGGCGGCCACCGGCGGCGATGCCAACTACAAGCGCACTTGCGATGACCTCGCCGGCATCCCCGATGAGGGCATCTTCTCCACCAGCGGCCCCGCCGCCACGCCCTCACCAACGGGCGAAGACTACGCCGCCGGCACCGGCACCAGCTTCGCCGCGCCACAAGTGGCCGGGGTGGCCTCACTGATGTGGGCCGCCAATCCGGCGCTGACCCTGGCCCAGGTGGAAGCCGGCCTGAAGATCAGCGCCCGCCCCCATGTGGCCGCCGCCGCTTTGGGCGAGTGCAGCAGCGCCAGCAACGCCCAGCGCTGCAGTTGCACCACCAGCACCTGCGGCAGTGGCCTGCTGGACGCCGAAGAGGCGCTGCGCTTTGCCGCTGCGCCCAGCACTTATGCGCCACCTAGCCGCAGCCCAGTCAGCCTGAGCAGCGCGGCCTTGGATCAGTGCGGCATCAAACAAGGCACGGCACCGGTGGATCCAACACCGGCTCCCACACCTACGCCCAATCCGACACCGACTCCGACACCGGCCCCTACGCCAGCGCCAACTCCCACCCCTGCTCCAGAGCCCGCCCCCAGTGGCGGCGGCGGTGGCGCGGCAGCGCCCTTCTGGGTCTTGGGTGTTGCGGCCGCCGCAGCGCTCTTGCGCCGCCGTGAAGAGGAAGGCCAGGACGAGAATTTGACGCAACGCAAATAG
- the epsA gene encoding XrtB/PEP-CTERM-associated transcriptional regulator EpsA codes for MHALPEPGEPGGLLGAATQVELTRPLGEMIKEALSHGGQALPRGIVEPVNADQVEAMVRAVEAALDVRRRYQFFVWSQSHLQALLPHQLAVCGAYVRQRREVVFEAFNSVAVNAELLDCLADGRSALMQQLQGRWIDQRGKPLAVAVQSLEGQALAPMRQALLEAGFVELLVHGVARPQRPTEIESFFVFSSQARISGPQQRLMMELLMPYLHGTWLRVQTVERDISEAPRTVGVRQAQGNAITEREREILSWLREGMSNQQIGEQLSISALTVKNHVQKILRKLGAANRAQAVARAMSMNLLGRSSTDGGRDGA; via the coding sequence ATGCATGCTTTGCCCGAACCGGGAGAGCCTGGTGGCTTGCTGGGCGCCGCAACTCAGGTGGAACTGACGCGGCCCTTGGGCGAGATGATCAAGGAGGCCTTGAGTCATGGGGGTCAGGCCTTGCCTCGCGGCATCGTCGAACCCGTCAATGCGGACCAGGTTGAGGCGATGGTGCGCGCCGTTGAGGCCGCGCTGGACGTGCGCCGGCGTTACCAGTTTTTTGTCTGGAGCCAAAGCCATCTGCAAGCCTTATTGCCGCATCAGCTGGCAGTGTGTGGCGCCTATGTGCGCCAGCGCCGTGAGGTGGTGTTTGAGGCTTTCAATAGTGTTGCCGTCAACGCTGAATTGCTGGACTGTTTGGCCGATGGCCGCAGCGCCTTGATGCAGCAGTTGCAGGGGCGCTGGATCGACCAGCGTGGCAAGCCACTGGCCGTGGCGGTGCAAAGCTTGGAAGGGCAAGCCCTGGCCCCGATGCGGCAGGCCTTGCTGGAAGCAGGCTTTGTGGAGTTGCTGGTGCACGGGGTGGCGCGGCCGCAGCGCCCGACCGAGATCGAGAGCTTTTTTGTGTTCTCCAGCCAAGCGCGCATCAGTGGCCCGCAGCAGCGCCTGATGATGGAGTTGTTAATGCCTTATCTGCACGGCACCTGGCTGCGCGTGCAAACGGTGGAGCGCGACATCAGCGAAGCCCCGCGCACGGTGGGCGTGCGCCAGGCCCAGGGCAATGCCATCACCGAGCGTGAGCGCGAGATCTTGTCTTGGCTGCGCGAGGGCATGAGCAATCAGCAGATCGGCGAGCAGCTCAGCATCAGTGCCCTGACGGTGAAAAACCATGTGCAGAAAATTCTGCGCAAGCTCGGTGCCGCCAACCGCGCGCAGGCGGTGGCCCGGGCCATGTCGATGAATCTGCTTGGCCGCTCCAGCACGGACGGCGGGCGTGACGGAGCTTGA
- a CDS encoding PEP-CTERM sorting domain-containing protein — MLMIKKIAAAAALLAAAPAFAAIQGLNAQHLDGELYFNVFDQVANVSYTKDLGTMASLFKINGDGNEAGYKISFNLTGDANWTSFVALTKPANLVWNVLGNVVSGGNKPGFVKLYTTVKGGDEAVIPTWTNQLFSAGVSTGTVGWFLGNVNDTGTHGVRGTAPNYATNGSSVNKLADDANSYFGTSVGERFNGRAPFSNSNAVGESSTFSLITRSSLSNNLALVNVDTFANSHGEGKWVFESTTNGMVLTYALAVPEPSSYALLLAGLMGVGFVVRRRNQA, encoded by the coding sequence ATGTTGATGATCAAGAAAATTGCTGCCGCGGCAGCTCTGTTGGCAGCAGCCCCGGCTTTCGCTGCTATCCAAGGCTTGAACGCGCAGCACTTGGACGGCGAACTGTATTTCAATGTCTTCGATCAAGTGGCCAATGTGTCCTACACCAAGGACCTGGGCACGATGGCCAGCCTGTTCAAGATCAATGGCGATGGCAACGAAGCCGGCTACAAGATCAGCTTTAACCTCACCGGCGATGCCAACTGGACCAGCTTTGTTGCTTTGACCAAGCCCGCCAATCTGGTGTGGAACGTGCTCGGCAATGTGGTCAGCGGTGGCAACAAGCCTGGCTTTGTGAAGCTGTACACGACCGTTAAGGGCGGCGACGAAGCTGTCATCCCAACTTGGACCAATCAACTCTTCTCTGCCGGCGTCAGCACCGGTACGGTTGGCTGGTTCCTGGGCAATGTCAACGACACAGGCACGCATGGCGTGAGAGGCACGGCCCCGAACTACGCCACCAACGGTTCGAGCGTCAACAAACTGGCCGATGATGCCAATTCGTATTTTGGAACTTCGGTCGGCGAGCGCTTCAATGGTCGTGCGCCTTTCTCGAATTCCAATGCTGTCGGTGAGTCTTCCACCTTTAGCTTGATCACACGCTCTTCGCTGTCCAACAACCTCGCCTTGGTCAACGTTGATACTTTTGCTAACTCACACGGTGAGGGCAAATGGGTCTTTGAAAGCACCACCAACGGCATGGTGCTGACTTACGCCTTGGCAGTTCCTGAGCCAAGCAGCTACGCGCTGCTCTTGGCTGGTTTGATGGGCGTTGGCTTTGTGGTGCGTCGCCGCAATCAAGCCTGA